TCCTTCATCCTGGTCGACCCTGGCTCGAACGAGACCGTGGCGGCAGGCATGATCATCTGAGTTTCCCGGCCCGACCCGCCGCACCTGCGGCCCCCTGAAGTCATGTCCCTCTCGCGCCAGATGCAAAGCTGGATCAAGGGCTTGGCCTATCATTGCGGCTTCAGCCTGCGGCGGCTCCGTGCCGCCAAGGCGAATACCTCCGGCGGCGGCGACTACACCGGCAGGGTCCGCCCCCTGCTCCACAAGGTCGACCCCTACGAAAACTTCGATTGGCAGACATTTCCTGACAATTCCTCTGGCTGGGGCTCCGATTCACCCGCTTTCGCTGAACTGGTTACGGAGATCAGACCGGCCCGCATCATCGAAGTCGGCACTTGGAAAGGCGGCTCCGCCCTCACTCTCGCCTCCCAACTCGAGAAACTGGGCCTCGATACCGAGATCATCTGCGTCGATACATGGCTCGGAGCCCTCGAAATGTGGACCGACCAAGCAGACGAGGAGCGCTTCGGCTCCCTCGGCCTGAGGCACGGCTACCCGACCCTCTACTACCAGTTTCTCGCCAACGTCTGCCGCTCCGGCCGACAGTCCCGCATCACCCCCTTCCCGATCCCCTCCGTCACCGCTGCCCAGTGGTTTTCCCTGCACGACGTTCGTGCCGACCTGATCTACATCGACGGCAGCCACGAGGAAGAGGACGTCTACCAGGACCTCGTCTCCTACTGGGATCTCGTCCGTCCCGGCGGCGTACTTTTTGGCGATGACTGGTCCTGGGACGGCGTCCGCCTGGCCGTTGAGCGCTTTGCTCGTGAAAGCGGTTTCCCCATCACCCACCGTCACGACAAATGGGAGCTGAGGCGCCCTGTTTGATCTGGGGCCGGGGTTGTTGTTTGCGCTCAGATGATTATGGCGGTTCTCCCGAGTGTTCATTTTTAATTGAACATTCAAGCCGACGGCGTATGAAGATTCGGCAACCGAGGATGCTTCCTTCCGAATCATCGTTAGCGGTCTTGGACTCGCCCCCGTCACCTGTATCGAACGGTTGACCAAGGGCGGCAGCTTGCCCTTTTGCGGAAGTTTTTGCGCTTCTCTTGAGCTTGGGACCGGGGAAGACTCCCGCCGCTCGTAGCCTGACCATTCATGGAATCGACCCAGATCAAAGGCATCTTCATTGTCGTGATCGCCGCCATGTTTGCGGTGTATCTCGGCGTTGCTGCCGCCACCGCCCAGACCGAGGCGATCGCCTGGGTGGCGGGCTTCATGGGCATCGCGTTCATCCTCGCGATGGGGAAGAACATCTGGATGTTGATTCCGGCCACCACGAGTCTGATCGGATCGATCAACGCTCTGCCAGGTTCTCCACCGGTTTGGGGCGTGGCGGCCGCGGTGACCGCCATGATGTATATCCTTCGGGTGGCCATGCGCCGCTCGAACTTCGTCTTCCGCCTGGATTGGGTCGACCTCGCGATTTTCCTTCAGGTGCTCGCCGTCGGCCAGGCATGGGCCAGAAATCCGGCGGGCGTGATGCTTCTGGGCGGCGACTCCGCGGGGGGTAAGTCCTACTTCGTTTTCAGCGCCGCATTCGTGGCCTATTTCTGCCTGGCGATCACACCGGCGACCTTCAAGCAGATCAAGATTGCCCTGATTCTCACGATCGCCCTGATGCTGGGGGATGGCATGATCTCCATCGTGGGGGACTGGGTGCCATCCATTGCGAGCGCGATCATGCCCGTTTACTCGAACGCCAATTTCAACGTGGCGACCACGGGCAGTGCGGATTGGAACCTGAGTGAAGAGCGTGGTGGTGGTGGCTTCTCGATTCTCGGTCGGGCGATCGTGATCCCGCTGCTGTGTTTGTACCGGCCTTTGAGTTGCTTCAGTCCCTTCCGCCCCGTCCTCTTCGCTTTGACGACGGG
The genomic region above belongs to Luteolibacter rhizosphaerae and contains:
- a CDS encoding class I SAM-dependent methyltransferase; translated protein: MSLSRQMQSWIKGLAYHCGFSLRRLRAAKANTSGGGDYTGRVRPLLHKVDPYENFDWQTFPDNSSGWGSDSPAFAELVTEIRPARIIEVGTWKGGSALTLASQLEKLGLDTEIICVDTWLGALEMWTDQADEERFGSLGLRHGYPTLYYQFLANVCRSGRQSRITPFPIPSVTAAQWFSLHDVRADLIYIDGSHEEEDVYQDLVSYWDLVRPGGVLFGDDWSWDGVRLAVERFARESGFPITHRHDKWELRRPV